A region from the Nostoc sp. HK-01 genome encodes:
- the glyS gene encoding glycyl-tRNA synthetase subunit beta produces the protein MPDFLLEVGTEELPANFLSDAIVQWRSRIPQTLTANSLNSDAVEVYGTPRRLAVLIKGLPQQQPDREEEIKGPPAQAAFKDSQATPAAVGFAKKQGVELDALQIRPTDKGDFVFVNKKTPGRPVADILTELVPQWIFNLEGKRLMRWGDGDVKFSRPVRWLVALLNELILPIELVNGSDKVTSDRISHGHRVLHPKPITINQATDYVDTLRSGYVVVDDHERSTTIQKEVHAAVNHLNGYTEIYPDLLKEVTNLVEWPSPVVGKFDSDFLNLPTEVITTVMVSHQRYFPVFQTENHKELLPNFITVSNGDPAKSDIIAKGNERVIRARLADGQFFYNADIAKPLESFLPQLEKVTFQEDLGSLRAKVNRIVNIAEQIATQLGLSATDSQNIQRAALLCKADLVSQMVYEFPELQGIMGQKYALASGEPEAVATAIFEHYLPRGADDILPTTLTGRVVGLADRLDTLVSIFGLGLIPTGSSDPFALRRAANAIVNITWAANLGINLDNLLQQTAANFAQEYSKEPGQLVTTLQDFFLQRIRTLLQEEKQIDYDLVNAVLGENDPEYTERALQDLLDVRDRALYLQQIRNDGTLDKIYETVNRSTRLAAQGDLDTKQLEPAALIRPELFQKSSEKAFYDAIVELVPQTQTAQQSRNYQLLVAALEKIAPTVSNFFDGADSVLVMDTNPEIKRNRLNLLGLLRNHARVLADFGAIVKNL, from the coding sequence ATGCCGGATTTTTTATTGGAAGTTGGTACAGAAGAACTACCTGCAAATTTTCTCAGTGATGCCATAGTACAATGGCGATCGCGCATTCCCCAAACTTTGACAGCCAATAGTCTCAACAGTGACGCTGTAGAAGTTTACGGTACTCCCCGACGCTTGGCGGTGCTTATCAAAGGTCTACCACAGCAACAGCCAGACCGAGAAGAAGAAATCAAAGGCCCTCCCGCCCAAGCTGCGTTTAAAGATAGTCAAGCAACACCCGCAGCGGTAGGCTTTGCGAAAAAGCAAGGTGTGGAACTCGACGCGCTACAAATTCGCCCTACAGACAAAGGCGATTTTGTTTTTGTCAATAAAAAAACTCCTGGTCGTCCCGTAGCTGATATTTTGACCGAACTGGTTCCTCAATGGATTTTTAATTTAGAAGGTAAGCGGTTGATGCGCTGGGGTGACGGCGATGTGAAGTTTTCTCGCCCGGTGCGGTGGCTGGTGGCTTTGTTGAATGAGCTAATATTGCCGATAGAATTGGTTAATGGTTCCGATAAAGTTACAAGCGATCGCATTTCTCATGGTCATCGTGTATTACATCCCAAACCTATAACTATTAATCAAGCAACTGATTACGTTGATACTCTCCGTTCTGGCTATGTAGTAGTTGATGATCATGAACGATCAACTACAATTCAAAAAGAAGTTCATGCAGCCGTTAATCATCTCAATGGTTACACAGAAATCTATCCTGACTTATTAAAAGAAGTAACTAATTTGGTAGAATGGCCTTCGCCAGTGGTTGGTAAATTCGACTCAGATTTTTTGAATTTACCCACAGAAGTAATTACGACTGTAATGGTGAGCCATCAAAGATATTTCCCTGTGTTTCAAACAGAAAATCACAAGGAATTACTACCCAATTTTATCACAGTTTCTAATGGCGACCCAGCAAAATCAGATATCATTGCTAAAGGTAATGAACGAGTCATCCGCGCCCGATTAGCAGATGGACAGTTTTTCTATAATGCCGATATAGCTAAACCTTTAGAAAGCTTTTTACCACAGTTAGAAAAGGTAACTTTCCAAGAAGATTTAGGTTCGCTGCGTGCTAAGGTGAATCGCATTGTTAATATTGCCGAGCAAATTGCTACACAACTTGGTCTCTCAGCAACAGACAGCCAAAATATTCAACGGGCGGCTTTATTATGTAAAGCAGATTTAGTCAGTCAAATGGTGTATGAATTCCCAGAATTGCAAGGCATTATGGGACAAAAATATGCTTTAGCTAGTGGCGAACCGGAAGCGGTGGCGACGGCAATTTTTGAACATTATTTACCACGGGGAGCCGATGATATTTTACCAACAACTTTAACAGGTCGAGTTGTCGGTTTAGCTGATAGATTAGATACCTTAGTTAGTATTTTTGGCTTGGGGTTAATTCCCACAGGTTCTTCTGACCCCTTTGCTTTGCGTCGGGCTGCTAATGCGATTGTAAATATTACTTGGGCTGCAAATTTAGGAATTAATTTAGATAATTTATTGCAGCAAACAGCAGCTAACTTTGCTCAAGAATATAGCAAAGAACCAGGGCAATTAGTTACAACCCTGCAAGACTTTTTCCTGCAAAGAATTAGGACATTACTGCAAGAAGAAAAGCAAATTGATTACGATTTGGTGAATGCTGTTTTGGGAGAAAACGACCCAGAATATACAGAAAGAGCATTGCAAGATTTATTAGATGTCCGCGATCGCGCCTTATATCTGCAACAAATCCGCAACGATGGTACTCTAGATAAAATCTACGAAACCGTCAATCGTTCTACCCGCCTCGCAGCCCAAGGTGATTTGGATACCAAACAGCTAGAACCAGCAGCTTTAATTCGTCCCGAACTGTTCCAAAAGTCATCAGAAAAAGCGTTTTATGATGCCATTGTGGAATTAGTTCCCCAAACTCAAACCGCCCAACAGTCACGTAATTATCAACTGTTAGTTGCAGCGTTAGAAAA